In a single window of the Podospora pseudocomata strain CBS 415.72m chromosome 2 map unlocalized CBS415.72m_2, whole genome shotgun sequence genome:
- the hob1 gene encoding BAR adaptor protein Hob1 (EggNog:ENOG503NU0B; COG:U; BUSCO:EOG09262PPU), translating into MSFRGFQKGLIRAPQQFKAKFNVGENTKDPVYIDAERRFQELEAETKNLHDESKKYFEAINGMLNHQIEFSKAMTEIYKPISGRMSDPDSLIAQENLDGIRACEEYEAVVRDLQETLAPELEMIDTRVVRPAQELMDVIKAIRKTATKREHKKLDYDRHRTTLKKLQEKKERSAKDEKAMWKAENDVEQSTQEFNYFNDLLKDELPKLFALERDFIQPLFQSFYYMQLNIFYTLHERMQRVDIGYFDLTLDVEEAFLAKRGDVQERAEALSIVKFKTTGQRRPPKYGPPRPAIAAKPAAAGLLTAGPSASASTSAPSPSPFPYAATNGEASATKAPAVSSLRPTWRSQENDGGEQPPPPYSSAPVSPAMISPAQKSPMSLAAAAKSKPPPPKPKPKNLAGASVAKVETVTALYDYSAQAEGDLSFRAGDVIEIVSRTNNENEWWTGKVHGKQGQFPGNYVQLNP; encoded by the exons ATGAGTTTCAGGGGTTTCCAGAAGGGCCTTATTCGA GCCCCTCAGCAATTCAAGGCAAAGTTCAATGTCGGCGAGAACACCAAAGACCCCGTCTACATCGATGCCGAACGACGATTCCAGGAACTTGAGGCCGAGACCAAGAACCTCCACGATGAAAGCAAAAAGTActtcgaggccatcaacGGCATGCTCAACCACCAGATCGAGTTTTCAAAAGCAATGACCGAGATCTACAAGCCCATTAGTGGCCGCATGTCGGATCCTGACTCGTTGATTGCGCAAGAGAACTTGGACGGCATCCGGGCGTGCGAGGAGTATGAGGCCGTTGTACGGGACTTGCAGGAGACTCTGGCCCCCGAGCTGGAGATGATTGACACGCGGGTTGTCAGACCGGCGCAGGAACTCATGGATGTGATCAAGGCCATTCGAAAAACAGCAACCAAGCGCGAGCACAAGAAGTTGGACTACGACCGACACCGCACCaccctcaagaagctccaggaaaagaaggaaaggtcggccaaggacgagaaggccATGTGGAAGGCTGAGAATGACGTCGAGCAGTCGACACAGGAATTTAACTACTTCAACGATCTGCTCAAAGACGAGCTCCCCAAGCTCTTTGCGCTCGAGCGCGACTTCATCCAGCCTCTGTTCCAGTCTTTCTACTACATGCAGCTTAACATCTTTTACACTCTCCACGAACGCATGCAGCGTGTCGACATAGGATACTTCGACCTGACACTGGACGTCGAGGAGGCTTTCCTTGCGAAACGCGGCGACGTCCAAGAGCGAGCTGAGGCACTCTCTATTGTCAAGTTCAAGACGACTGGTCAAAGGCGGCCACCCAAGTATGGGCCTCCGCGACCAGCCATCGCGGCaaagccagcagcagcgggtTTGCTCACAGCAGGACCATCAGCTTCAGCCTCGACATCTGcgccctcgccttcgcccTTCCCTTATGCGGCGACAAATGGTGAAGCCTCCGCAACCAAAGCGCCTGCAGTATCCTCTCTACGGCCAACATGGCGATCTCAGGAAAATGACGGTGGcgaacaaccaccccctccataTTCTTCTGCTCCCGTCTCTCCTGCCATGATTTCGCCAGCGCAAAAAAGCCCAATGTCGCTGGCCGCCGCAGCCAAGTCGAagcccccaccacccaagcccaagccaaaGAATCTTGCCGGCGCCTCGGTGGCCAAGGTGGAAACGGTAACGGCACTCTACGATTATTCGGCGCAGGCTGAGGGCGATCTCAGTTTCCGGGCGGGCGACGTGATTGAGATTGTATCAAGAACCAATAATGAGAATGAATGGTGGACCGGCAAGGTTCATGGGAAGCAAGGGCAATTTCCTG GCAACTACGTCCAGCTGAATCCATAG
- the NFS1 gene encoding cysteine desulfurase (EggNog:ENOG503NUA7; COG:E; BUSCO:EOG09261Y04), which translates to MENAQNRSSVPPTEKETFLPLHLAQLFFSRTMATIAPSAIRQASRLASKSALTTAPRHGLQQLSRVASAPVQRTAGKKRSYVTESKRDNAQVQTETAIRLDRKELEKSGLTITSENGSTEHVSPMADVLKAATIMDEGQRPIYMDMQATTPLDPRVLDAMMPYYTGFYGNPHSRTHAYGWESEKAVEDARQHIASLIGADPKEIIFTSGATESNNMSIKGVARFFGRSGKKKHIITSQTEHKCVLDSCRHLQDEGFEVTYLPVESSGLINLDKLKAAIRPDTMLVSIMSVNNEIGVIQPIEEIGKICRANKVFFHTDAAQAVGKIPLDVNAMNIDLMSISSHKIYGPKGIGACYVRRRPRVRIDPIISGGGQERGLRSGTLAPALVVGFGEACRIAKEEMKYDSQRIKFLSDRLLNGLLSMEHTSQNGDPNHFYPGCVNVSFAYVEGESLLMALKDIALSSGSACTSASLEPSYVLRALGNSDESAHSSIRFGIGRFTTEQEIDYVLKAVTERVGFLRELSPLWELVQEGVDLNTIEWSQH; encoded by the exons ATGGAGAATGCGCAAAATCGGAGCTCCGTCCCGCCCACCGAGAAGGAAACTTTTCTTCCCCTACATCTCGcacaactttttttttctcgtaCCATGGCAACTATTGCACCATCAGCCATCAGACAGGCATCTCGCTTGGCATCCAAGTCGGCCCTCACTACTGCACCCCGTCATGGCCTCCAGCAGCTATCACGAGTAGCATCTGCGCCTGTCCAGCGCACTGCTGGCAAGAAGAGGAGCTATGTGACCGAGTCGAAGCGGGATAACGCCCAGGTCCAAACCGAAACCGCCATCCGTCTCGACaggaaggagctggagaaaTCCGGgctcaccatcacctccgaGAATGGCTCGACCGAGCATGTCAGCCCAATGGCTG ATGTCCTGAAGGCGGCGACCATAATGGATGAAGGCCAACGGCCCATCTATATGGATATGCAGGCCACAACTCCACTGGATCCCCGCGTGCTTGATGCCATGATGCCCTACTACACAGGCTTTTATGGCAACCCACATTCCAGGACGCACGCGTACGGATGGGAGAGCGAGAAGGCGGTCGAAGATGCGAGACAACATATTGCCAGCCTCATCGGGGCCGATCCCAAGGAAATCATTTTCACCAGCGGAGCCACGGAAAGCAACAATATGAGCATCAAGGGTGTCGCCAGATTTTTCGGCAGGtccggcaagaagaagcacatCATTACCAGTCAGACCGAGCACAAGTGTGTGCTTGATAGCTGCAGGCATCTCCAAGACGAAGGGTTTGAGGTGACATATCTTCCCGTCGAGTCCAGCGGTCTCATCAACCTTGACAAACTGAAGGCCGCCATCCGCCCCGACACAATGCTTGTCAGCATCATGTCGGTAAACAACGAGATCGGTGTCATTCAACCCATCGAGGAGATTGGCAAGATTTGCCGGGCCAATAAGGTCTTCTTCCACACAGATGCTGCTCAAGCAGTGGGCAAGATTCCTCTGGATGTCAACGCGATGAACATTGATCTGATGTCCATCTCTTCCCACAAGATCTACGGCCCCAAGGGAATTGGAGCTTGCTATGTCCGCCGGCGGCCGAGAGTGAGAAttgaccccatcatcagcgGTGGTGGCCAGGAGAGAGGTCTTCGTAGCGGCACGCTGGCTCCCGcccttgttgttgggtttggtgaGGCGTGCCGCATCGCAAAGGAAGAAATGAAG TATGATTCGCAGAGAATCAAGTTCCTTTCCGACCGGTTACTCAACGGTCTCCTGTCGATGGAACACACGAGCCAGAACGGTGACCCGAACCACTTTTATCCCGGCTGCGTCAATGTCTCGTTCGCCTATGTCGAGGGTGAATCCCTGCTTATGGCGCTCAAGGACATTGCCTTGTCTTCGGGCAGTGCCTGCACCTCGGCATCGCTGGAGCCCAGCTACGTATTACGAGCCCTGGGCAACAGCGACGAGAGTGCGCACTCCAGTATCCGGTTCGGTATCGGCCGGTTCACCACGGAGCAAGAGATCGATTACGTCCTGAAGGCGGTGACAGAGCGTGTGGGCTTCCTTCGCGAGCTGAGTCCTCTGTGGGAGCTTGTCCAGGAGGGTGTCGACCTCAACACGATTGAGTGGAGTCAGCACTAA
- a CDS encoding uncharacterized protein (EggNog:ENOG503P41B; COG:S), whose translation MSTDNTSTLKSYVDSATGAVQNAVGSIIGSNGDQVEGQAKKEKAQAEYDASHATAKLPGFTASSSGAVTKDHPDRNAGSYNQTAGAAKEFVGGVLGNESLKQSGREQNLQGQEQEAKGQINDYVSGAADRAAGTLGSGIAGLTGDRVKQAEYQGQHDTGKTQQRGAEHDIVKQAEAKQ comes from the exons ATGTCTACCGATAACACTTCCACTCTCAAGTCCTACGTCGACTCCGCTACCGGAGCCGTCCAGAACGCCGTCGGTTCTATCATTGGCAGCAACGGCGATCAGGTCGAAGGAcaagccaagaaggagaaggctcaGGCTGAGTACGATGCCTCGCATGCCACAGCCAAACTCCCCGGCTTCACCGCTTCTTCGTCCGGCGCCGTGACCAAGGACCATCCCGATCGCAATGCCGGTTCATACAACCAGACTGCCGGTGCTGCTAAGGAGTTTGTCGGAGGAGTGCTCGGCAATGAG AGCCTTAAGCAGTCCGGCCGCGAGCAGAACCTTCAAGGTCAAGAGCAAGAAGCCAAGGGCCAAATCAACGACTACGTTTCCGGTGCCGCCGATCGTGCTGCTGGAACCCTCGGCAGCGGTATTGCCGGCCTGACGGGTGACCGGGTCAAGCAAGCTGAATACCAGGGCCAGCACGACACCGGCAAGACTCAGCAACGCGGAGCCGAACACGACATTGTTAAGCAGGCAGAGGCGAAGCAGTAA
- a CDS encoding uncharacterized protein (COG:S; EggNog:ENOG503P2BG): protein MKNRSSQQPAAMRVAIAGAGGFARILAQYISQTHSVLILSTQQPRPEVDEQCPGCQLVVVDYQDIENLRYAVLGADIIISTISGAEQLNLIDAARRARVRRFVPSEFEGDMSRRPTDDPLDRGGQSAIEMLEQLHMRYTIFSCGIFMERFAPGGLQTYHIGAGSGVQGPSDYLVDIQGCNAEIIPNNPSGRSVRVTLTSVYDVAQFVTAAIDLGISNWPREYRMRGETMTVTDLVHTCSDVRGVPFNLTARHYREVEAQVEELRQNGDWGYYYFYYQRLLQTALGRYHVHSPNLNDDVQVQPMSFRAWLERFWGAAA, encoded by the exons ATGAAGAACAGATCTAGCCAACAGCCCGCAGCTATGAGAGTGGCCATCGCCGGAGCTGGCGGCTTTGCCCGTATTCTCGCCCAGTACATTAGTCAAACCCACTCTGTTCTCATTCTTTCAACTCAG CAGCCCCGGCCCGAGGTGGATGAACAATGCCCTGGTTGTCAGCTTGTCGTTGTGGACTATCAAGATATCGAGAATCTTCGGTACGCCGTTCTGGGAGCCGATATCATCATTTCGACCATCTCGGGCGCCGAGCAGCTCAATCTCATTGATGCCGCTCGTCGTGCTCGGGTTCGTCGTTTCGTCCCTTCTGAATTCGAGGGCGACATGTCACGCCGACCAACTGACGACCCGCTGGACCGTGGCGGACAATCCGCCATTGAGATGCTGGAACAGCTCCACATGCGATACACTATTTTCTCCTGTGGCATCTTCATGGAACGCTTTGCCCCAGGAGGCTTGCAGACCTATCACATCGGGGCAGGATCGGGAGTTCAGGGGCCAAGTGACTACCTTGTTGATATTCAAGGCTGCAACGCTGAGATtatccccaacaacccaagtGGCCGGTCAGTCCGTGTTACGCTCACATCGGTATACGACGTGGCCCAATTTGTCACGGCAGCCATCGATCTCGGCATCAGCAACTGGCCGAGAGAATACCGCATGAGGGGCGAAACGATGACTGTTACTGACTTGGTTCATACATGCTCCGATGTTCGTGGGG TTCCATTCAACCTTACTGCTCGCCATTACCGTGAGGTCGAGGCCCAAGTCGAAGAACTCCGGCAGAACGGGGATTGGGGCTACTACTACTTCTACTATCAGCGACTCCTGCAGACGGCCCTTGGAAGGTACCACGTCCATTCACCCAATCTTAACGACGATGTTCAGGTACAACCCATGTCATTTAGGgcttggttggagaggttCTGGGGTGCGGCAGCCTAG
- a CDS encoding uncharacterized protein (COG:F; EggNog:ENOG503NWDH) codes for MAPLTDEDYHSILTTELPFPCDPILQKYLSSRTALINEEYKQRSDSSFRQALSPIAKAACRIVDRIRDEEHHHVTTTTLTPDAMTKPKSWQIIQRLPKGGLLRAQMDALALANVDRLITLALETPGMCLSSSNGNLATAEARGNTTRRVEIRFRKNDQKSEQSIWSSDYESGTFVPLTNAADDYPEGGRSGFSKWLKARCGVVSRSDDSTTTTTPQTEKTESFSSAEGRADSRLLRGMLYYEPIFRKFLRHLLVQLMEDGLSWSELRLTFPLDYYRTGSESPEPDSDQLFVVIGQEAASYCRQATTTPDDPGQRPPFWGLRIIWSTTRNQDQRSIIEDADSCIATKMIWSDLVAGYDLADTDALGRSLTDMLPELFWFRKQCALEEVEIPFFLDAGGGIDGAGECNLFDALLLGTRRLGNAPSLYRHPRMMEAVKDKRILVESCLVPGKGDISNHPLLALIAQGVPCALSLGDAKEHAREGAGLGMTHQFWTALHAWESLGLAGIGSLAENSVRWAAFEDQPPESWIRDIRAASVGSGLKAKRLKEWAVEWERFCLWIVTEYGDDYGEGGDGDGDGDVTASAN; via the exons ATGGCTCCCCTCACAGACGAAGACTACCACTCCATCCTCACAACCGaactccccttcccctgcgaccccatcctccaaaaATATCTCTCCAGCCGCACCGCCCTCATAAACGAAGAGTACAAACAGCGAAGCG ACTCCTCCTTCCGACAAGCCCTCTCCCCTATCGCCAAGGCAGCATGCCGCATCGTCGACAGGATACGAGATGAAGAGCACCACCATGTCACAACCACTACTCTCACCCCCGACGCCATGACCAAACCCAAATCATGGCAAATCATCCAGCGGCTACCAAAAGGCGGTCTCCTCCGCGCCCAGATGGACGCCCTCGCTTTGGCTAATGTCGACCGCCTCATCACCCTGGCGCTCGAGACACCAGGGATGTGTCTGTCATCCTCGAATGGAAATCTCGCTACGGCAGAGGCAAGGGGTAATACCACGAGAAGAGTCGAAATTCGGTTCCGAAAGAACGACCAGAAAAGCGAGCAGTCGATATGGAGTTCTGACTACGAGAGCGGAACCTTTGTGCCCCTGACCAATGCGGCGGATGACTACCCCGAAGGAGGCAGGTCAGGCTTCAGCAAATGGCTCAAGGCAAGATGCGGTGTAGTATCGAGGAGTGATGACAGCACCACTACTACGACGCCACAAACCGAAAAAACCGAAAGCTTCTCATCGGCCGAGGGCCGGGCAGATTCACGCCTACTCAGGGGCATGCTCTACTACGAGCCAATATTCCGAAAGTTCCTGCGTCATCTCTTGGTTCAACTAATGGAGGACGGTCTATCGTGGTCAGAACTACG GCTTACTTTCCCCCTTGATTACTACCGCACAGGCTCAGAGTCGCCAGAACCCGACTCTGACCAGTTGTTCGTCGTCATCGGACAAGAAGCGGCCAGCTATTGCCGCCAAGCCACAACCACTCCCGACGACCCGGGTCAGCGACCGCCCTTTTGGGGACTCCGGATCATCTGGTcaaccacccgcaaccagGATCAACGGTCGATCATTGAGGATGCGGATAGTTGCATCGCGACCAAAATGATCTGGTCTGACCTGGTGGCCGGCTACGACCTCGCCGACACCGACGCTCTCGGAAGATCGCTCACGGACATGCTACCAGAACTCTTCTGGTTCCGAAAGCAGTGCGCActggaagaagtcgaaatcccctttttcttggaCGCGGGGGGTGGCATTGATGGAGCCGGCGAATGCAACCTCTTCGACGCTCTTTTGCTCGGAACACGGAGGCTCGGAAATGCTCCGTCGCTCTACAGACACCCGCGCATGATGGAGGCtgtcaaggacaagaggaTCCTGGTAGAGAGTTGTCTGGTACCGGGCAAAGGCGACATTTCGAACCACCCGCTCCTGGCCCTCATCGCTCAGGGTGTTCCGTGTGCCTTGTCACTTGGTGATGCGAAGGAACATGCGAGAGAAGGTGCCGGCTTAGGAATGACACACCAGTTCTGGACAGCACTGCATGCGTGGGAGTCATTAGGCCTGGCTGGAATCGGGTCTCTGGCGGAGAACAGTGTTCGGTGGGCTGCCTTTGAGGACCAGCCTCCTGAGTCATG GATACGGGATATTCGTGCAGCAAGCGTGGGGTCTGGACTGAAAGCCAAACGCCTAAAGGAATGGGCGGTCGAGTGGGAGCGCTTCTGTCTTTGGATTGTTACTGAGTACGGCGATGATTacggcgagggcggagatggcgacggcgatggcgatgtcACTGCTTCGGCTAACTAA
- a CDS encoding uncharacterized protein (EggNog:ENOG503NU0K; COG:E): protein MSSSPEASKKGGIRIAIDRGGTFTDCVGSLNGETIIIKLLSEDPSNYSDAPLEGIRRILSHFLMKDIPRGQPLDTSAIESIRMGTTVATNALLERKGEKIAFVTTKGFGDILLIGNQSRPKIFDLAIKKPDVLYEEVVEVEERVTLEDYAEDPKRVLTKVEAKAGTEEAKKEEIVMGLSGEAVRILQRPDREVIKGKLGEIYRKGIKSVAVCLMHGYTFPDHERLVGEVAKEIGFEHISLSHELMPMIKLVSRATSVCADAYLTPAIKKYIAGFQNGFEGGSLGSKSVKENGEKKGARCEFMQSDGGLVDVDKFTGLKAILSGPAGGVVGYAITSYDEKTKVPVIGFDMGGTSTDVSRYGDGRYDHTFETTTAGVTIQSPQLDINTVAAGGGSRLFFKNGLFVVGPDSAGAHPGPACYRKGGPAAVTDANLFLGRLLPEFFPKIFGKNEDEALDTEASRKALQEIADQIQKETGKKMDIDEVAYGFLTVANEAMTRPIRSITEAKGHDTSKHRLATFGGAGGQHAVAIAESLGIKQILVHRYSSVLSAYGMALADVVDERQEPDSSVWSQDSEVVGHLKQKVGSLKEKSREALRDQGFDDSEMVFEEYLNMRYRGTESALMIIKPSDDSWDFGRAFVEHHRYEFGFTLDERDIIIDDVRVRGIGKSFQYGEKTVDEQLKTVQRTGVSLEKKHSEAKVYFEGGRLDTPIYKLTDLSVGNVIKGPAMLADGTQTIVVTPNATALILETHVVVDLPKTAKDKSSESMEEREVDSIMLSIFGHRFMAIAEQMGRALQKTSVSTNVKERLDFSCAIFDASGGLVANAPHLPVHLGSMATCVRTQAKIWEGKLKKGDVIISNHPSYGGTHLPDITLLMPAFNEAGDRILFYAASRAHHADIGGITAGSMPPHSRELYQEGAAIKSEKLVSEGKFNEERCIELLYHEPAKYPGCSGTRTLADNINDLRAQVSANQKGISLIEGLISEYGEDTVQFYMVAIQKNAELQVRNLLKTVSKRFQGKELSAVDYMDDGSPIRLKVTIDDQAGEAIFDFAGTGPEVYANINAPEAIAYSAIIYCLRCMISEDIPLNQGCLRPITVKIPKKSLLSPSDNAAVVGGNVLTSQRITDVIFKAFEACAASQGCCNNLTFGFGGNVTGQKEVKGFGYYETIAGGSGAGPYWEGTDGVHVHMTNTRITDSEVFERRYPVLLREFSIRRGSGGKGQHRGGDGVVRDIEFRLPMQVSILSERRVYQPYGMAGGEDAEAGLNLWVRKVQKASWETSLKRLQAEKEGEGGDGGDGEGETEERYINMGAKNTAPMKAGDRIIIQTPGGGGWGKVGEAKALDASKHDPTQGWKKGSHAAREDAALQV from the coding sequence ATGTCTTCCTCACCTGAAGCCTCAAAGAAAGGCGGAATCCGCATCGCCATTGACCGCGGCGGCACTTTCACTGACTGCGTTGGGTCCCTGAACGGCGAGACTATCATTATTAAGCTTCTCTCTGAAGACCCCTCCAATTACTCGGATGCTCCCCTCGAAGGCATCCGACGCATCCTCTCCCACTTTCTCATGAAAGATATCCCTCGTGGTCAACCCCTCGATACGTCAGCCATCGAGAGCATACGTATGGGCACCACTGTGGCTACCAACGCTTTGCTGGAGAGGAAAGGAGAGAAGATCGCCTttgtcaccaccaaaggGTTTGGGGATATTTTGTTGATCGGCAACCAGTCTCGCCCAAAGATCTTTGACTTGGCAATCAAGAAGCCGGATGTGCTTTatgaggaggtggtcgaggtggaggagagagtGACGTTGGAGGATTATGCTGAGGATCCGAAGCGGGTGCTTACCAAAgtggaggccaaggctgggACGGAAGAGGCAAAGAAGGAAGAGATTGTCATGGGACTGAGTGGAGAGGCGGTTAGGATTCTGCAAAGACCGGATAGGGAGGTAATCAAGGGCAAGTTGGGGGAGATTTACAGAAAAGGGATCAAGAGTGTGGCTGTTTGCTTGATGCATGGGTATACTTTCCCAGACCatgagaggttggtgggcgAAGTGGCCAAGGAGATTGGGTTTGAGCACATCAGCCTGAGCCATGAGCTGATGCCGATGATCAAGTTGGTCTCAAGAGCAACTTCGGTCTGCGCTGATGCGTATCTCACGCCAGCGATTAAAAAGTACATTGCTGGGTTTCAGAATGGATTTGAAGGCGGTAGCTTGGGCTCGAAGAGCGTCAAGGAAAATGGCGAAAAGAAGGGTGCGAGGTGTGAGTTCATGCAAAGcgatggtgggttggtggatgtCGACAAGTTCACAGGCCTGAAAGCTATCTTGTCCGGCCCCGcaggaggtgttgttggttaCGCCATAACCTCGTACGACGAGAAGACCAAAGTTCCCGTCATTGGGTTTGACATGGGTGGTACCAGCACAGATGTCTCGAGGTATGGAGACGGCAGGTATGACCATACCTTTGAGACAACGACTGCCGGTGTCACCATCCAGTCTCCACAGTTAGATATCAACACAGTTGCCGCTGGTGGCGGATCAAGGCTGTTCTTCAAAAATGGGCTATTTGTTGTCGGTCCCGATTCTGCCGGTGCTCACCCTGGTCCTGCTTGCTACCGAAAGGGTGGCCCGGCGGCCGTCACCGATGCCAACTTGTTCTTGGGCAGATTATTGCCCGAGTTCTTCCCCAAGATCTTTGGGAAGAATGAGGACGAGGCCCTGGACACGGAGGCGAGTAGAAAGGCGCTTCAGGAAATCGCAGACCAGATTCAGAAGGAAACGGGAAAGAAGATGGACATCGATGAGGTTGCCTATGGATTCTTGACAGTTGCCAACGAAGCCATGACCCGACCTATCAGAAGCATCACTGAGGCCAAAGGCCACGACACATCAAAGCACCGTCTGGCTACCTTTGGAGGTGCCGGCGGTCAGCACGCTGTTGCTATTGCCGAGTCACTGGGTATCAAGCAGATTCTGGTTCATAGATACTCTTCGGTTCTCTCTGCCTATGGCATGGCCCTTGCAGACGTGGTGGATGAACGTCAAGAGCCAGATTCGAGTGTGTGGAGTCAGGACAGCGAGGTTGTTGGCCATCTCAAGCAAAAAGTCGGAAGTCTGAAGGAAAAATCTCGCGAGGCCTTGAGAGATCAGGGATTTGACGACAGCGAGATGGTCTTTGAGGAGTACCTCAATATGAGATATCGCGGCACCGAATCAGCTCTCATGATCATCAAGCCAAGCGATGACAGCTGGGACTTCGGCAGGGCTTTTGTGGAGCACCACCGCTACGAGTTCGGCTTTACGCTAGATGAGAGGGATATCATTATCGACGACGTCCGTGTGCGTGGCATTGGCAAGAGCTTCCAGTATGGGGAGAAGACAGTCGATGAGCAGCTTAAGACAGTCCAGCGCACAGGTGTATCTCTAGAGAAGAAGCACTCCGAAGCCAAGGTTTATTTTGAAGGAGGCCGGCTGGATACCCCCATCTACAAACTTACTGATCTTTCCGTTGGCAACGTTATCAAGGGTCCAGCCATGTTGGCGGATGGCACCCAAACCATTGTCGTCACCCCTAACGCCACTGCTTTGATTCTCGAGACGCACGTTGTGGTCGACCTTCCCAAGACTGCGAAGGACAAGTCCTCTGAAAGTATGGAAGAGCGTGAGGTTGACTCCATCATGCTCAGCATTTTTGGGCACCGGTTTATGGCCATTGCGGAGCAGATGGGCAGAGCGCTCCAGAAGACAAGCGTCAGTACCAACGTCAAGGAGCGTCTTGATTTTTCTTGTGCCATTTTTGACGCGTCCGGAGGTCTCGTAGCCAATGCTCCTCATTTGCCTGTCCACTTGGGGTCCATGGCGACTTGTGTTCGCACCCAGgccaagatctgggagggcaagctcaagaagggcGATGTCATCATTTCCAACCACCCGTCATACGGCGGTACTCACTTACCAGATATCACTCTTCTGATGCCAGCATTCAACGAGGCTGGTGATAGGATTCTGTTTTATGCCGCCTCTCGCGCCCATCACGCTGACATCGGAGGTATCACGGCTGGCAGCATGCCCCCTCACTCCCGCGAGTTGTACCAAGAAGGTGCCGCCATCAAGTCTGAGAAGCTTGTTAGCGAAGGAAAGTTCAATGAAGAACGCTGCATTGAGCTTCTTTATCACGAGCCAGCCAAGTACCCAGGATGCAGCGGTACCCGCACCCTCGctgacaacatcaacgaccTCCGCGCCCAGGTTTCGGCGAATCAGAAGGGCATCTCCCTCATCGAGGGCCTCATCAGCGAGTATGGTGAGGATACGGTCCAGTTTTACATGGTGGCCATCCAGAAGAACGCCGAACTCCAGGTGCGCAATTTGCTTAAGACTGTATCGAAGCGGTTTCAAGGCAAGGAGCTCTCAGCAGTTGACTACATGGACGACGGGTCTCCCATCCGCCTCAAGGTGACCATTGACGACCAAGCGGGCGAAGCCATCTTTGACTTTGCGGGCACAGGCCCCGAAGTCTacgccaacatcaacgcTCCCGAGGCCATCGCGTACTCGGCCATCATCTACTGCCTCCGGTGCATGATCTCGGAAGACATCCCGCTGAACCAAGGTTGCCTACGCCCCATCACGGTCAAGATTCCCAAGAAGAGCTTGCTGTCTCCGTCAGACAACGCTGCCGTGGTGGGCGGCAATGTCTTGACCAGTCAGCGCATCACAGACGTCATCTTCAAGGCCTTTGAAGCCTGTGCCGCCAGCCAAGGCTGCTGCAACAACTTGACgtttggctttggtggaAACGTCACGGGCCAGAAAGAGGTCAAAGGGTTCGGGTACTACGAGACGATTGCGGGCGGGAGCGGCGCCGGGCCGTACTGGGAGGGGACAGATGGAGTTCACGTGCACATGACGAATACCAGAATCACGGATTCAGAGGTGTTTGAGAGACGGTACCCGGTTTTGTTGCGGGAATTCTCCATCAGGAGAGGATCAGGTGGTAAGGGACAGCacaggggtggtgatggcgtggTGAGGGATATTGAGTTTAGGTTGCCGATGCAGGTGTCGATCTTGAGCGAGAGGAGGGTTTACCAGCCGTATGGCATGGCCGGGGGTGAGGATGCGGAGGCGGGGTTGAACTTGTGGGTGAGGAAAGTGCAGAAGGCTAGCTGGGAGACAAGCTTGAAGAGGCTACAGGctgagaaggaaggggaggggggtgatggtggtgatggcgaaggggagacggaggagaggtACATCAACATGGGGGCCAAGAACACGGCGCCGATGAAGGCGGGTGaccgcatcatcatccaaactcccggaggaggtggctggGGCAAGGTAGGTGAAGCGAAGGCACTCGATGCCTCGAAACATGATCCGACCCAGGGATGGAAAAAAGGTTCCCATGCAGCGCGGGAGGATGCCGCTCTGCAGGTCTGA